One Gordonia pseudamarae genomic window, GGCGGCGGCCACGTTGTTGATGACCCCCAGCCAAGTGGCCCACTGCAACCCGGTCAGCGTGGTCAGTGGCACCGACAGCAGCAGCTGGGCGAGACCGGTGGATCGCGGGGTGGGGCGGACATACCGTTCCTCGATGACCTGCGGTGTGTGCCTGTCGTCGAGATGCCGGGCCAGCGAGCCGAGCCGTGGATGGTCGTACAGGTCGGCGACGGTCACCTCGGGGTGCCGGGCGCGGATCGCGGTGACCAGCTGTGCCGCCGACAACGATCCACCGCCCTCGGTGAAGAAGTCGGAGTTCGCATCGCCCACCGGCATACCGAGTACATCGGTCCACAGCCCGGCCAGCCACTGTTCGGTCTCGCTCAGGTCGGCGGCGTCGGCGGCGACTCCGGGCAGCGGCCATGGCAGGGCGGCCCGGTCGACCTTGCCCGAGGTGCGGGTGGGCAGTTCGTCGACGAGCGCCAGGCGCGGCACCATCGGCGCCGGCAGCCGCTCGGCCAGGAGTGTGTGTGCCTGTGTCACGTCGAAGTCCGGGTCGGTGGACACCAGGTAGCCGACGAGCAGTGAGTTTCCGGTGGCCGACTTGCGCACCGCCACCGCGCCGCCGCCGACACCGGGAAGTTGCTGCAGCGCATTGTCGATCTCGCCGAGCTCGATACGGCGGCCGCCCACCTTCACCTGGTCGTCGGCGCGGCCCTGGAACAGCAGTCCGTCGGCTTCGAGCCTCACCAGGTCACCGGACCGGTACGCCCGTTCCCAGCCGAGTGTCGGCATCGGCGCGTACTTCTCGGCGTCCTTGGCCGGATCCAGATAGCGGGCCAGGCCGACGCCGCCGATCACCAGTTCGCCGACCTCGCCCTCGGCCACCGGTTGTCCGTCGGCGTCGACGACGGCCAGGTCCCAGCCCTGTAGCGGCAGGCCGATGCGCACCGGGCCGGTGCCGTCGAGAAGGGCCCCGCACGCGACGACGGTCGCCTCGGTGGGGCCGTAGGTGTTCCACACCTCGCGGCCGTCGACGGCCAGTCGTTCACCCAGTTCGGGCGGGCAGGCCTCACCGCCGAAGATCAACAGCCGCACCGCTTCGAGTGCCTCCGGCGGCCACAGTGAGGCCAGTGTCGGAACCGTGGAGACCACGTTGATCTGCCGTTGCACCAGCCAGGGGCCCAGGTCCATGCCGCTGCGGACCAGGGCTCGCGGCGCCGGTACCAGGCACGCGCCGCTGCGCCAGGCCAGCCACATCTCCTCGCACGAGGCATCGAACGCCACCGACAGCCCGGCCAGCACCCGATCGCCGGGTGCGAGTGGATCGCCGCGCAGGAACAGTCGCGCCTCGGCGTCGACGAACGCGGCCGCGTTGCGGTGGGTGACCGCCACGCCCTTGGGGGTGCCGGTGGAGCCGGAGGTGAAGATGATCCACGCGTCGTCGGTGATATCCGGGCGGCCGTCGCCGGTGTTCGCGGCGCCGGTGGTGTTCGCGCCGGGCAGGTTCTCGATGCCGTCCGCTGTGATGATCGCGTCGACGCCGGCCTCACCGAAGACCAGGGTCGCGCGTTCCTCCGGGTCGTCCGCGTCGACCGGTACATACGCGGCCCCGGCGTAGATGGTGCCCAGGATCGCGATGTACAGGTCCCGCGAACCCGACGGCATCCGGATCCCGACCCGGCCGCCGCGCGGCACACCCGCGTCCCGCAGCCGGGATGCGGTGCGGCGTACGATGGCCAGCAGTTCGCGGTAGCTCAGTGTGGTGTCGCCGTCGTCGATGGCAGGGGCGTCGGGAAAGCTCTTGGCGGTCGCGTCCAGGACGTCGCACAACGTGCGTGGCGGGCTCGCCTGTCCGGACAGCAGATAGTGCTCCGGAATATGGTTCATGCATCGCCGCCGTTCGTCACCAGGAGAGAATATCGCCCGTCAGGTCCCGGCGGGGACCATGCCATCGAGTGTTCACCCACCGGTTTCTCGGCGGGCCGCGACATCCGGGCGGCCACGGCGTGTAGGTTCGGCGTCGGGGGTGTGCGGGACATGTCCACCGCACGATCGAGACGGCCCGCGCAGCCGGGCGAGAGGACGATGATGTCGATCACCCGTCACCGGCATTCGAGCCTGCGCTCCTATGTCATGTTCGTCTTCCTGCGCCTCACCTTGCGGCCGCTGCTCGCGTTGTGGCCGCTGACCGCCGCCGGGATGTCGATCCTGCCCAGGCTCGACGCGAAGATCACCGAGAAGGCCCCGATGCCGCGTGGGGTGGTGCACGAGTGGGTGACCCTGGGCGGGCGCCGCACCGAACTGTCGATGCCCGCCGGTCCGAGCCGCGGCGGCACCGACACCGCGATCCTGTACCTGCACGGCGGTGCGTTCATCGTCGCCGGGATCGGCACCCATCGCGCTATCACCGGGAAGCTGGCCCGCGGCACCGGACTGCCGGTGTTCGCTCTTGAATACCGGCAGCTTCCCGGGGTGGGGGTGGGCACCTCGGTGGCCGACGCCCTCGACGCCTACCGCGAGTTGCTCACCGAACGCGGTTTCCGGCGGATCGTCCTCGCCGGTGATTCCGCGGGCGGTTTTCTGTGCGGCAAGGTGATCGAGTTGGCCACTGGTGCCGGGTTGCCGTCGCCGACCGCGTGGATCGGCTATTCGCCGTGGCTCGATCTGGACGCCGGCAGCAACCCCGACCGGTCGAGCCGCGCCGATTCGTACTTGCCGATCCGCAAGATGCGCAGGCTGGTGCCGCTGCTGGAGCGGGGGCCGGTGGCGCTGGCCGGTGCCCGCAGTATCGTCGACGTCGACCCGCTGGTCTTCCCGCCGACGATCCTGATCACCGCCGAGGCCGAACTGCTCGAACCGGATGCGATCACACTCGCCGAACGCCTGATGACCGCGGACGTCGAGGTGCAGTTGCACAGTTATGCCTGGCAGGTGCACGCCTTCCCGATGCTGCTCGACCAGCCGCAGTCGCGGGAGGCGATACGCCTGACCGCCGAGTTCGCGACGGCGGCGGTCCGGGCGGCTGAGGTCGCCGATGGCCGGGATGAACAGGCCGGCTGACCGGTCCGGACCACCGCCGGGCAGCGTCGACGCCCGGTTCACCCTCGCCGCTGAGCGCACGGTTCTGGCGTGGGTGCGTACCGCGCTCGGGTTCATCGCCGCGGGCGTGGCGATCGTGTACGTGGCACCGAGCGGTGATGCCGAGTGGCTGGACGCGGCGATCGGTGTCCTGATGGTGGTGGTGGGCGCGACCATCGCGGTGACCGGTGGCTATCGGTGGCGGCGCACGATGACGGTGTTGCGTGAGGGCGGTGACATGCCGGGGCCGTCGGCGGTGCTGGTGGTGGTCGCTGCGATAGTGGTGGTGTCCATTGTCGTCGCCGCCATTCTGGCGACCCGGATATGAACCCGATCCAGGAGGAACCGATGAGCACCGCCCCGCGCAGTGTCGCCGACCTGTTCGCCTTCGACACCCTGACCGACGACGAGGAGCGCGCGATCGCCGCGACCGTCGCCGACTTCGGCGCCAAACGGCTGCGGCCGCATGTGGCGGGGTGGTTCGAGGACGGCACCCTGCCCGCTCGCGACCTGGCCCTGGAACTGGGCGAGCTGGGCGTGTTCGGGATGCACCTGACGGGATACGGCTGCGCCGGCACCTCGGCCGTCAGCTACGGCCTGGCATGTCTGGAGTTGGAGGCCGTCGACAGCGGTCTGCGCAGTTTCGTGTCGGTGCAGGGGTCCCTCGCCATGTTCGCGATTCACGCGTTCGGCTCCGACGAACAACGGCAGGAGTGGCTGCCGCGGATGGCCGCGGGCCGGGCGATCGGTTGTTTCGGCCTCACCGAACCGGATTTCGGTTCCAATCCGGCGGGCATGCGCACCGCGGCGAAACGTGACGGTGACGACTGGATTCTCAACGGTGCCAAGATGTGGATCACCAACGCACCTGTCGCCGATGTCGCGGTGGTGTGGGCCAAGACCGATCTGGCCGAGGGTGCGCGCGGGGTGCGCGGATTCGTCGTGCCCACCGACATCCCCGGTTTCAGCGCGCCCGAGATCAAGCACAAGATGTCGCTGCGGGCGTCGATCACCGGTGAGATCGTGTTGGAGGACGTGCGGCTGCCCGCGTCGGCGATGCTGCCCGGGGTGGAGGGGTTGAGAGGTCCGCTGAGCTGCCTGAACGAGGCCCGGTTCGGCATCGTGTTCGGCGCGATCGGCGCCGCCCGGGACTGCCTGCAGACCGCGATCGAGTACGCCGGCACCCGTGAGGTCTTCGACAAGCCGCTCGCCGGGTACCAGCTCACCCAGGCCAAGATCGCCGACATGGCCCTGGAGGTGGGTAAGGGTTTCCTGCTCGCGATGCATCTGGGGCGCCGCAAGGATGCGGGCGAGATCGCTCCCGAGCAGGTCAGCCTCGGCAAGCTCAACAACGTCCGCGAGGCTATCGAGATTGCCCGAGAGTGCCGAACCATCTTGGGTGCCAACGGAATCACCCTGGAGTATCCGGTGATCCGGCATGCCAACAATCTCGAATCCGTACTCACCTATGAGGGGACCAGCGAAATGCACCAGCTGATGATCGGCAAGGCGTTGACCGGATGGGATGCGTTCCGGTGACCTATTCGGAGATGCAGCGCACCGCTGCGGGTGTGTCGATGGCGATGACGGTGGTCGGCTCGATCATCCTGATCGGCTGCGTGGGCTATCTGTCGATCGGCTGGTTCGTCGACGGCCGGTGGGGCTGGGGTCTGGTGGGGATCGCGATGATCCTGGTGAACCTGGCGATGGTGTTCTTGCAGTTCCGCAAACGTAGACTCGCCCCCGCCCCGCCGCTCCGGAAAGCGCCCCCCGGTCGCGGCGACGATGACGACGAAGACGACGACTGACCGCGCACCCACCACGGTAATTGTGAAAAAGCACAAGCTCCGGCCGATATATTGTGGGGATCGGCCGATGATTGTGACGTAGATCCCTGCCACGATGACAACATCGAACGTTGTCATTGTTTGTGAGGGAGATGCCGATCATGAGTCTGGAAGCCAGCGGTGCCGTCGCGGACGGCACCACCGAGAAATGGCGGGACCGCAAACGCTATCTCTGGCTGATGGGGCTGGTCGTCCCGTCGCTCGCGTTCCTCGCGATGGGCCTGTACGCGCTCACCGACCTGGGGGTGTTCCTGTGGACGGGCCCGATCGTCGTCTTCGTCATCGTGCCGCTCACCGATCTGCTCGTCGGTGTCGACTCGTCCAACCCGCCCGACGAGATGATCGAGGAACTGGAGAACGACAAATACTACCGGTACGTCACCTTCGCCTTCCTTCCGCTGCAGTATGCCGGCTTCGTCGTCGCGATGTACCTGATCGGCACCGCCGACTGGCCCGTCGTCGACAAGATCGGCCTGGCCGTCTCCGTCGGCCTGGTCGGCGGTATCGCCATCAACACCGCCCACGAACTCGGCCATAAACGGGAGAAGGAAGAACGCTGGCTCGGCAAGATCGCGCTCGCCCAGACCGCCTACGGCCACTTCTTCATCGAACACAACCGTGGCCATCACACCCGGGTCTCCACTCCCGAGGATCCGGCGTCCTCGCGAATCGGCGAAAGCTTCTACCGGTTCTGGCCGCGCACCGTCGCCGGTTCGCTGCGCAGCGCGTGGAACAGTGAGAAGAAGCGTTTCGAACGCAAACAGACCCATCCGTTCCACTGGGGCAACGACGTTCTCAACGCCTGGGCGATGACCGTGGTGCTGTTCGCGGCCGTCATCGCGATCTCCGGTGTCGGGGTGATCCCGTACCTGATCCTGCAGGCCGCCGTCGGATTCTCGCTGCTCGAGGTGGTCAACTACATGGAGCACTACGGCATGCTGCGGCAGAAGACGCGCACCGGTCGCTACGAGCGTGTTCTTCCGTCGCACTCGTGGAACTCCAACAACATCGCCACCAATATCCTGCTGTACCACCTGCAGCGGCACAGCGACCACCACGCCAACCCCACCCGCCGCTACCAGACACTGCGCGACTACCAGGAGTCACCGACCCTGCCCACCGGCTACGCCGGGATGATCGTGCTCGCGCTGATTCCGCCGATCTGGCGCAGGGTGATGGACCCGCGCGTGGTCGCCCACT contains:
- a CDS encoding acyl-CoA dehydrogenase family protein, which translates into the protein MSTAPRSVADLFAFDTLTDDEERAIAATVADFGAKRLRPHVAGWFEDGTLPARDLALELGELGVFGMHLTGYGCAGTSAVSYGLACLELEAVDSGLRSFVSVQGSLAMFAIHAFGSDEQRQEWLPRMAAGRAIGCFGLTEPDFGSNPAGMRTAAKRDGDDWILNGAKMWITNAPVADVAVVWAKTDLAEGARGVRGFVVPTDIPGFSAPEIKHKMSLRASITGEIVLEDVRLPASAMLPGVEGLRGPLSCLNEARFGIVFGAIGAARDCLQTAIEYAGTREVFDKPLAGYQLTQAKIADMALEVGKGFLLAMHLGRRKDAGEIAPEQVSLGKLNNVREAIEIARECRTILGANGITLEYPVIRHANNLESVLTYEGTSEMHQLMIGKALTGWDAFR
- a CDS encoding alpha/beta hydrolase, translating into MSITRHRHSSLRSYVMFVFLRLTLRPLLALWPLTAAGMSILPRLDAKITEKAPMPRGVVHEWVTLGGRRTELSMPAGPSRGGTDTAILYLHGGAFIVAGIGTHRAITGKLARGTGLPVFALEYRQLPGVGVGTSVADALDAYRELLTERGFRRIVLAGDSAGGFLCGKVIELATGAGLPSPTAWIGYSPWLDLDAGSNPDRSSRADSYLPIRKMRRLVPLLERGPVALAGARSIVDVDPLVFPPTILITAEAELLEPDAITLAERLMTADVEVQLHSYAWQVHAFPMLLDQPQSREAIRLTAEFATAAVRAAEVADGRDEQAG
- a CDS encoding fatty acid desaturase yields the protein MSLEASGAVADGTTEKWRDRKRYLWLMGLVVPSLAFLAMGLYALTDLGVFLWTGPIVVFVIVPLTDLLVGVDSSNPPDEMIEELENDKYYRYVTFAFLPLQYAGFVVAMYLIGTADWPVVDKIGLAVSVGLVGGIAINTAHELGHKREKEERWLGKIALAQTAYGHFFIEHNRGHHTRVSTPEDPASSRIGESFYRFWPRTVAGSLRSAWNSEKKRFERKQTHPFHWGNDVLNAWAMTVVLFAAVIAISGVGVIPYLILQAAVGFSLLEVVNYMEHYGMLRQKTRTGRYERVLPSHSWNSNNIATNILLYHLQRHSDHHANPTRRYQTLRDYQESPTLPTGYAGMIVLALIPPIWRRVMDPRVVAHFDGDVRLANVQPGALDKLMATFPPPGAAIDVQKDDVTRQVYATEVMAARCPGCGYTYEVASGDEAEGFAAGTAWAEIPDDWCCPDCGVREKVDFNPVRTSPPGGRVGSPGNASR
- a CDS encoding YidH family protein, giving the protein MNRPADRSGPPPGSVDARFTLAAERTVLAWVRTALGFIAAGVAIVYVAPSGDAEWLDAAIGVLMVVVGATIAVTGGYRWRRTMTVLREGGDMPGPSAVLVVVAAIVVVSIVVAAILATRI